In Humulus lupulus chromosome 7, drHumLupu1.1, whole genome shotgun sequence, the following are encoded in one genomic region:
- the LOC133788347 gene encoding protein farnesyltransferase subunit beta-like: protein MPHLATTYAAVNSLITMGGHEALSSINRSTLYMFLQRMKQPSGGFRMHDGGEIDVRACYTAISVASILNILDDELVQNVGNYILSCQTCEGGIGGEPNSEAHGGYTFCGLATMILINEVHRLDLSRLIDWLVFRQGRECRFQGRTNKLVDGCYSFWQGGSFALLRRVGSFIDEKLVRPDDVGHCSTSTVSDIPEQGGLNASFHVNYNDIGHNFITTRPVMEHLFNSHALQQYILLCTQSMQVQEGGLRDFLWATRRLRRWLPLL, encoded by the exons ATGCCACATCTTGCAACAACTTATGCAGCTGTCAATTCACTTATTACTATGGGTGGTCATGAAGCTTTGTCTTCAATCAATAG AAGTACATTATACATGTTTCTGCAGCGGATGAAACAGCCAAGTGGGGGTTTCAG GATGCATGATGGTGGAGAAATTGATGTTCGGGCCTGCTATACTGCCATTTCA GTTGCAAGTATTTTGAACATTTTGGATGATGAACTAGTTCAGAATGTTGGAAATTACATATTAAG CTGTCAGACTTGCGAAGGTGGCATTGGTGGAGAACCTAACTCTGAAGCTCATGGTGG GTACACCTTTTGTGGGTTGGCTACAATGATTTTGATCAATGAGGTCCATCGTTTGGACTTGTCTCGTTTAATT GATTGGCTGGTATTTCGTCAAGGAAGGGAGTGTCGATTTCAAGGGAGAACCAATAAATTGGTTGATGGATGCTATTCCTTTTGGCAG GGAGGTTCTTTTGCATTATTACGAAGAGTCGGTTCATTTATTGATGAAAAACTGGTGAGGCCAGATGATGTTGGACATTGCAGCACTTCCACAGTATCTGATATACCTGAACAGGGAG GTCTAAATGCTTCTTTCCATGTGAATTACAATGATATTGGTCATAACTTTATCACAACACGTCCAGTAATGGAGCACCTTTTCAACAGCCATGCATTGCAGCAATACATACTTCTATGCACACAG TCAATGCAGGTGCAAGAGGGGGGACTCAGAGACTTTCTTTGGGCTACAAGGAG gctGAGAAGGTGGTTGCCTCTTCTTTAG
- the LOC133788348 gene encoding ubiquitin carboxyl-terminal hydrolase 9-like, translating to MLMRFFCLQRFMNIRFFDIWKTTQSYWLQLRRMTTYRLSKNVVGRSRVEIIHRPHEKCPSDSVKGCQGKLIGTPFVTYLKEPICGANVEAGVTRLLSPLKRTRPSVKLQNGKENGFEKEVIEEPSNSYNSKNLSMDDAEVEEKSSEALFLC from the exons ATGTTGATGAGATTCTTCTGCTTGCAGAG GTTTATGAACATAAGATTTTTCGATATTTGGAAAACCACTCAGAGCTATTGGCTCCAATTAAGGAGGATGAccacttatagactttctaaaaATGTTGTGGGAAGATCCAGAGTTGAAATAATTCATCGACCACATGAAAA GTGCCCGTCAGACAGTGTTAAGGGTTGTCAGGGAAAGCTTATCGGTACCCCTTTTGTTACTTATTTAAAAGAGCCAATATGTGGAGCCAATGTTGAAGCCGGTGTTACTAGATTGTTGTCACCTTTGAAGAGAACGCGTCCTTCAGTTAAGCTCCAGAATGGTAAGGAAAATGGATTTGAAAAAGAGGTTATTGAAGAACCATCAAACAGCTACAATTCTAAGAACCTGTCAATGGATGATGCAGAAGTAGAGGAAAAATCCAGCGAAGCGTTATttctgtgttga